TATACACGTCTTCGTATTCCACCGCAAATCGGTCTGCGCCGAAATAGTTTTTCAGCATGTCGCGCGCGATATCCGTGCCTACTGATTTCGCAGGATTTTCTGTAGCGGTTTTTAGTCTTCCTGCCTCTTCGCGGCCAATGCCATTGTCTGTGATACAGATCTTTACCTGGCCGGACTGTAGTGAAATATTAATGTTGATTTTCTTATCGGGCACTGATGAAACCCCGTGGAGAATTGCGTTTTCAATGTACGGCTGCAGAACCATTGGCGGGAGTTTTACCTGATCTACATTAATGCGCTGATCGATCTGAATGCTGAAATCGATTGGCTCATGAAAACGGAGATTTTCAATATCTACATAGAGTTGCAGGGTATGAAGTTCTTCTGCGAGTGTGAAATCCTTCATTTTCGAGGCGGTAAGGATCGTGCGCATAATTTTGGAAAACTTGGTGAGATAGTTCAGCGCGTTCTGGCTGTCGTTTTCTAAAATACAGTATCTGATGGAATTTAATGCGTTAAAGATGAAGTGTGGATTCATTTGGCTCTGAAGTACAGATAGTTTCAAATCCGAAATCTCCTGAAGATATTTAAATTTTTCGTTTTCGGCCGTGAGGCGTTTTTCATTTTCGATGTTCACCTGATCTTTTAGCATTTCGTTTTTCTTCAGCTGAATTACAAGACCCTTCTGGTAACTCACTTTATTAATGAAGGTAATCTTCTGCCTATGTCCAAGCGCTAACGAAAACGCAAGATTTTCTATCAGCAGACCACCAAAATAAATAAAGTCGCCCATTTTTCTGGTGATATTGATGAAAGGCAGTTCGCGGATAAAATGGATTCCTATTACAGAGCAGACGAAAAGTACAAGCCCTCCAAAAATTATATAATATTTGAGGTTATTTTTTAATTTCGTCAGAAGGTAAAAACAAAGCGCCGTATGAACTGTTATTAAAAGAGTGAATAAATTTTTGAAAATGTAAAGATGGTTAGTGCCGAAATATATTTGAGTTACAAAGGCTAAAATGCCCATGATCAGAAGTGCACCCGCAGGATATACCATTATTCTGTACCATGCTGGTTTATGCAATTTTATGTTTAAAAATTCGGCAAAGAAAAAGAAATAAATGCAGTTGAAAACGATGGTAAACAGAATCTTTGTATGGTCGTTAAAGCCCAGCAACGGCGAAAACGTGGCAACGATCCCGCCCTCCACCAGAGGGATGTAAGCCAGAAAAGAAAAAAAACAGTACGCACTGTAGAGAAGATAGGATCTTTCTCTGTTTTGAAAGTACATTGCGAGATGAAAAAGCGACAGAAGAATTAGACCGCCGAGGACCAGATAAAGGATGCCACCGTATGTGTCGTGTTCGATCATCGTCTGGAATAGATTTTTCATCAATAAAATTGTGTTTTTTTCAAAAGTACTGAAATTCACCCGTACAATTCGAACAGAAACACGAAAAGTAAGATGCTTACCTTTATCAAATAGGGCCAATCTATGCAGAAGTATTTATTGTTGAGATTTTTCGCCGCAGCACCGCCTCTGAATACGCATTAAAAAAAAACTTCTACTTTTGCAAAAATTTAGTGAATGTCTAAAAATCTTGTCATCGTAGAATCGCCGGCCAAGGCAAAAACCATCCAGAAGTATCTGGGCAAGGATTTCGAAGTGAAATCCAGTTTCGGACATATCCGGGATCTGCCCAAGAAAGGGATGGGGATAGACCTGGCCACCTTCACACCGGATTACGAAGTTTCCGCCGACAAAAAAAAGCTCGTGACCGAACTTAAAGCCGCCGTGAAGAAAGCCGATATTATATGGCTGGCATCCGATGAAGACCGTGAAGGTGAAGCTATTGCGTGGCATCTTGCGCAGGAGCTAAAACTGAACAAAGACAATACACGACGCATCGTTTTTCATGAAATTACCAAAAATGCCATTTTAAAGGCGATTGAAAATCCAAGGAAAATCGATCAGAATCTGGTAAACGCGCAGCAGGCAAGAAGAATTTTAGACCGTATCGTAGGTTTCGAAATGTCGCCTGTGTTGTGGAAAAAAGTAAAGACCGGCCTTTCAGCGGGCCGCGTACAGTCGGTTGCAGTTCGGCTTGTTGTGGAACGTGAACTTGAAATCAGGATGTTCCAGCCAAAGTCTTCTTTTAAAGTAGAAGGCGTGTTCTTCAACACCAACAAGCAGGATATCTCCGCAAAACTGAAGAAAGATTTTGCTAAAGAACAGGAAGCGGAAGCGTTTCTGCAACAGGCGCAGGATGTAGAATTCAAAGTTTTGAATGTTGAAACCAAGCCTGGAACCAGAACGGCATCAGCGCCGTTTACCACCTCTACCTTACAGCAGGAAGCGAGTAACCGCCTCGGATACGGTGTTACAGCCACGATGCGTGTCGCGCAGCGGCTTTACGAGGAGGGTTTCATCACCTATATGAGAACAGACTCGGTAAATCTTTCGCAGGAAGCGATTACCGGCGCGCAGGCTCAGATTATTGCAGAGTTCGGTGAAGAATATTCTAAACCGAGAAATTATACCACAAAATCTTCGTCTGCACAGGAAGCTCACGAAGCCATACGTCCAACCGATTTCGGAACCAAAAATGTACCTGATGCACAGCTTAACAAACTGTATCAGCTGATCTATAAAAGAACTTTAGCCTCGCAGATGACAAATGCGAAGATTGAGAAAACGGTGATCGAAATTGGCAATCCCAAGCTTCCGCAGCACTTTGAGGCACAGGGTGAAGTGATTGTTTTTGATGGTTTCCTGAAGGTTTACGGCATCACAAAAGCTGAAGATGATGAAGAAGAAAACAATGAAAAGTTATTGCCAAAAGTTTCTGTTGGTGAAACTTTAGACTTTAAAAAAATTGACGCAACTGAAAAGTTCACGCGTCCGCCCGCACGATACACTGAAGCAGGACTCGTTAAAAAACTCGAAGAACTGGGCATCGGAAGGCCGTCAACCTACGCGCCAACCATCCAGACGATTCAGAACCGTGAATATGTAGATAAAAGAGAGGTCTTGCCACAGGAACGCGAAATCATCAGGATGACGCTGGGCAGGGAAGGTCTCAAAAAAGAAGTGGTTAATGAGAAATTCGGCGGCGACAAGAACAAGTTTCTGCCCACAGATATTGGCGAAGTCGTGAATGATTTCCTCACCCAAAATTTCGCCGAAATCCTCGATTATGGTTTCACCGCAAAAGTGGAACAGGATTTTGATGAAATTGCGAGCGGTGACGAAAAATGGAAAGACGTATTGCAGGGCTTTTACAAAGATTTTCACCCGAAAATTGAGCATGTTGAAGAAAATGCAGACCGCGCAAATGGCGAACGGATTCTAGGTAAAGACCCGAAATCCGGTAAAAATGTGCTGACGCGTATCGGCAGATTCGGGCCGATGGTGCAGATTGGCGAACAGGACGACGAAGAACAGCCGATTTTTGCGAGTCTCATGCCGTCCCAAAACATCGCAACAATCACGCTGGAAGAGGCGCTCGAGCTTTTTAAAGTACCGTTCGATCTTCAGGAGTATCAAGGGAAACCTGTGATGGTGGGCGTTGGCAGATTTGGACCTTATGTAAAATGGGGTGATGCCTTCATTAGTATTCCGCGTGGCGAGGAAGCACTTTCGATCACACAGGAAAGAGCAGAAGAAATTATCAATGAAAAGCAGATTGCCGACGCGCCAATTGCGACTTATAAAGGCGAACCTGTTACGAAAGGCACGGGCCGTTTTGGGCCGTTCATTAAATATCAGTCTCTATTTATTAATGTTCCGAAGCGTTATGATTTTGATAACCTTTCGCAGGACGATATCAATGAATTGATCGAGGCAAAACTTACTAAAGAAGCCAACCGCTACATCCAGCAATGGGAAAGCGAGAAAATTTCGATTGAAAATGGGCGTTGGGGGCCGTTTGTAAAGTTCGGAAAAGCGATGTTTAAGATTCCTAAAAATAAGAAGGATGAAAAATTCACGCCTGAAGAACTCGCAGAAATACCTTTGGAAGAAGTAAAAAAATGGATTACTGCACAAGATAAAAATGCCTTCAAGGAAAAGCCAAAGAAAGCTGCAGCTAAAAAGGCTCCAGCAAAGAAAGCTCCCGCAAAAAAAACTGTAAATAAGAAATAGTTTAGAGTTGAATTCTAATAAAGCGCCTCATTTTCATGAGGCGTTTTTTGTTGCTTTAAATTGAAAAAACGCAGTTGATTTTTTTTTGTTGCTGATTCAAATTAATTATTACTTTTATTCAAAGTCTTAAAACTCAGCATAATTTGTTAAACAGGTGTTTAAGTTGAATGTGGAAATATTATGCTTAGCGTACATTGCTGAAAAAAGAATTTATTTTTCGAATGAATATTTTCCACATTATTTAATTTGAATATGAATATTATTTTTATTTAAAAAAATAGATTTATTTTAATGTTGATCGGCTTTACGTTTATAATTAGGTTGTTACGTTATCATGTTACATATTGATCGACGTCGTTGTTTTAAAAAATATTATTTAAAAAAAGGTGATTTAACTGATTTTATATTAAATATAATTTTATATTTGTCGCCACACAGATGAATAAAAATTTCCGGACCTTTTTTAAAACACACAAACGATGTAAAAAGAATTTTTAAACAAACAGCTTAAAAATTTTTTTCACAAATGACAAAACTTCATCTGTTCGCATTTTGCCTATTGGCAAATGCTGTTTATTCGCAGACAGCGAATTATGCCAAGGCACCCAACAGTTATATTTTCGATTTAGAACAGGCGCATTCGCAGAATTACGGCGGAATACTGATTCCCGTAAAAAAGGCGTACGAAATGTGGTCGAAGTATGAATACCTAAAAACTGATGGTTCTTCTACGCCAATCCCCGCTGGGATTCAATCCGCATCTGTCTATTGGCAGGATGTACCGCGATTGGTTAAAAATGTAAATATAGTACCTGGCGCTGATGCTTCGGGTTCAAGTATAAAAGTTGAAATCGATAAAGGTCGCGGCAAAGGAAATGCCGTGATTGCTTTTAAAGTTGATGGCGTTATCTATTGGAGCTGGCATGTTTGGATAACCGACAATCCGGCTAACGGTGTGGCATACGGCCATGGTACCGAAACTGATATTGATGGAAACCCTGTGATCATCGAATATATGGACCGTAACTTAGGTGCTGTAGGCAGCGGGCTTGTAGATCATCAATGGCAGAAAACCGGCGGACTGATGTATGAATGGGGTCGCAAGGATCCTTTCCCGTCTTTGGTTTACAAAGATTCCGATTTTTATGAAATAACCGGTGAGGTCGGTGTGATGCGTCATCCACAGATTGATAAAATCAATACGGTTCCGGTGGTCGTTAGGCCATACAGCGAAATCGAAAAGAACATAAAATATTCTGTAAATAATCCGATTAATTATATCATTAACACAGATTCCGGTGGAAACTGGTTTTCCAGCAGCCGATATAAAGTGGCGGGCGCAAGTCCTTCATATGTGACTTGGGATTTGTGGTCTGACAATGCAAAAGGTGGAAACAGCAATGGAAACAGTTCAAATACTGCGCTCAGCAGGGAGAGCCGCTCTTATGAATTGAAATCTGAACTCGATCCGTGCCCTAACGGCTGGCGAATTCCGTCTTATTACGGCCGCGAAACTCAAAACAACAATTTATCCTTTTTCGGTAAGAAAGCTGACTGGAATAACGCAGATTCAAATGCCGCACAAAGACAGCTTTTTCCCGATGCTCCGAACCCGCATTTGAACGGCGTTAAGGTGTATCCCGGTATCGGCATGGATTTCACTCAGGCAGAAAACGGCAACAGAAATATTGGTCAAATTCCACTTCCCGGAGCGTATGTTTACTATCCGAATTCTGTGTCACCGAATGCGCCTGTCGGTGTAATGTTTCAGGACAACGGTGCGAACGGCGGCTTGTGGAGTTCTACTTTCGCTTACGACGGCGCGCGGTTATTTTCGATTATTTCCGATCCGAACCGCACCAGCACCAGCGTCGGTCTGCACGCCATTTATAACAACCAGACCAACCCTACACGTACAGGAAATGCGGTACGTTGCATAAAAGATCCGAATCTTGCCAAAATAGGCGATTTTGCCACGCAATATTTCGCATCCCA
This window of the Flavobacteriaceae bacterium 3519-10 genome carries:
- a CDS encoding sensor histidine kinase; translated protein: MALFDKGKHLTFRVSVRIVRVNFSTFEKNTILLMKNLFQTMIEHDTYGGILYLVLGGLILLSLFHLAMYFQNRERSYLLYSAYCFFSFLAYIPLVEGGIVATFSPLLGFNDHTKILFTIVFNCIYFFFFAEFLNIKLHKPAWYRIMVYPAGALLIMGILAFVTQIYFGTNHLYIFKNLFTLLITVHTALCFYLLTKLKNNLKYYIIFGGLVLFVCSVIGIHFIRELPFINITRKMGDFIYFGGLLIENLAFSLALGHRQKITFINKVSYQKGLVIQLKKNEMLKDQVNIENEKRLTAENEKFKYLQEISDLKLSVLQSQMNPHFIFNALNSIRYCILENDSQNALNYLTKFSKIMRTILTASKMKDFTLAEELHTLQLYVDIENLRFHEPIDFSIQIDQRINVDQVKLPPMVLQPYIENAILHGVSSVPDKKININISLQSGQVKICITDNGIGREEAGRLKTATENPAKSVGTDIARDMLKNYFGADRFAVEYEDVYNNGSPAGTKVHISIPQPS
- a CDS encoding DNA topoisomerase I, whose translation is MSKNLVIVESPAKAKTIQKYLGKDFEVKSSFGHIRDLPKKGMGIDLATFTPDYEVSADKKKLVTELKAAVKKADIIWLASDEDREGEAIAWHLAQELKLNKDNTRRIVFHEITKNAILKAIENPRKIDQNLVNAQQARRILDRIVGFEMSPVLWKKVKTGLSAGRVQSVAVRLVVERELEIRMFQPKSSFKVEGVFFNTNKQDISAKLKKDFAKEQEAEAFLQQAQDVEFKVLNVETKPGTRTASAPFTTSTLQQEASNRLGYGVTATMRVAQRLYEEGFITYMRTDSVNLSQEAITGAQAQIIAEFGEEYSKPRNYTTKSSSAQEAHEAIRPTDFGTKNVPDAQLNKLYQLIYKRTLASQMTNAKIEKTVIEIGNPKLPQHFEAQGEVIVFDGFLKVYGITKAEDDEEENNEKLLPKVSVGETLDFKKIDATEKFTRPPARYTEAGLVKKLEELGIGRPSTYAPTIQTIQNREYVDKREVLPQEREIIRMTLGREGLKKEVVNEKFGGDKNKFLPTDIGEVVNDFLTQNFAEILDYGFTAKVEQDFDEIASGDEKWKDVLQGFYKDFHPKIEHVEENADRANGERILGKDPKSGKNVLTRIGRFGPMVQIGEQDDEEQPIFASLMPSQNIATITLEEALELFKVPFDLQEYQGKPVMVGVGRFGPYVKWGDAFISIPRGEEALSITQERAEEIINEKQIADAPIATYKGEPVTKGTGRFGPFIKYQSLFINVPKRYDFDNLSQDDINELIEAKLTKEANRYIQQWESEKISIENGRWGPFVKFGKAMFKIPKNKKDEKFTPEELAEIPLEEVKKWITAQDKNAFKEKPKKAAAKKAPAKKAPAKKTVNKK